A portion of the Streptomyces sp. YPW6 genome contains these proteins:
- a CDS encoding segregation/condensation protein A gives MPTPDDPAAPRRRALGRGPGVAAFPEPEPDSVPEPEPVPEPERVPVAVAVGPDPVPEPEPAPGAWPAAAGPQPEPGAGPKAAGPEAAGPEAVAPEAAPETGDKRFTVRLVNFEGPFDLLLQLISKHKLDVTEVALSKVTDEFMAYIRAMGPDGDLDQTTEFLVVAATLLDLKAARLLPAAEVEDEADLALLEARDLLFARLLQYRAYKRIAEIFQGRLTSEARRHPRTVGLEDQYAELLPEVVISIGPEGFAKLAVKAMQPKPKPQVYVDHIHAPLVSVREQAGLVVERLRAAGEAVSFRTLTEDAPDILTVVARFLALLELYREKAVTLDQDEALGDLLVAWCGGEGAEPVVTDEFDQELNGGTDEEGVRE, from the coding sequence ATGCCGACGCCCGACGACCCCGCCGCCCCGCGCCGCCGCGCCCTGGGGCGGGGCCCGGGCGTGGCGGCGTTCCCGGAGCCGGAGCCGGACTCTGTACCTGAGCCGGAGCCTGTACCGGAGCCGGAGCGCGTTCCCGTAGCGGTGGCGGTCGGTCCGGATCCCGTACCGGAACCGGAGCCCGCGCCCGGTGCGTGGCCCGCCGCGGCCGGGCCGCAGCCCGAGCCCGGGGCGGGGCCGAAAGCTGCGGGACCGGAGGCGGCCGGACCGGAAGCGGTCGCGCCGGAGGCGGCTCCGGAGACGGGCGACAAGCGGTTCACCGTCCGCCTCGTGAACTTCGAGGGCCCCTTCGACCTTCTCCTCCAGCTGATCTCCAAGCACAAGCTGGACGTGACCGAGGTCGCCCTGTCCAAGGTCACCGACGAGTTCATGGCGTACATCCGCGCGATGGGCCCCGACGGGGACCTCGACCAGACCACCGAGTTCCTCGTCGTCGCCGCCACCCTCCTCGACCTGAAGGCCGCCCGGCTGCTGCCCGCCGCCGAGGTCGAGGACGAGGCCGACCTGGCGCTGCTGGAGGCGCGGGACCTGCTCTTCGCGCGGCTGCTCCAGTACCGCGCGTACAAGCGGATCGCGGAGATCTTCCAGGGCCGCCTGACGTCGGAGGCCCGCCGCCACCCGCGTACGGTCGGCCTGGAGGACCAGTACGCCGAGCTGCTGCCCGAGGTGGTCATCAGCATCGGGCCCGAGGGCTTCGCGAAGCTCGCGGTGAAGGCGATGCAGCCGAAGCCGAAGCCCCAGGTGTACGTGGACCACATCCACGCCCCCCTGGTCAGCGTCCGGGAGCAGGCGGGCCTGGTGGTGGAGCGGCTGCGGGCGGCCGGGGAGGCGGTCAGCTTCAGGACGCTGACCGAGGACGCGCCGGACATCCTGACCGTGGTGGCCCGGTTCCTGGCCCTCCTGGAGCTGTACCGCGAGAAGGCCGTCACCCTCGACCAGGACGAGGCGCTCGGCGACCTGCTGGTGGCCTGGTGCGGCGGGGAGGGTGCGGAGCCCGTGGTGACGGACGAGTTCGACCAGGAGCTGAACGGCGGCACGGACGAGGAGGGCGTACGGGAATGA
- the scpB gene encoding SMC-Scp complex subunit ScpB, which yields MSEQPAQDGGAHDGSAVASLDLKPALEAVLMVVDEPATVDHLAKVLQRPRRAVADALRELADEYTVQRRGFDLRLVAGGWRFFTRPEYAAAVEGFVLDGQHARLTQAALETLAVVAYRQPVSRSRVSAVRGVNCDGVMRTLLQRGLVAEAGAEPETGAILYRTTNYFLERMGLRGLDELPELAPFLPEADAIEAETLEGVPSFDPDAPDTPDTHADDKTEF from the coding sequence ATGAGCGAGCAGCCCGCACAGGACGGCGGAGCGCACGACGGGAGCGCGGTCGCCTCCCTCGACCTCAAGCCCGCCCTGGAGGCGGTCCTCATGGTCGTCGACGAGCCCGCCACCGTCGACCACCTCGCCAAGGTGCTCCAGCGGCCCCGCAGGGCCGTGGCGGACGCGCTGCGGGAGCTGGCCGACGAATACACCGTGCAGCGCCGGGGTTTCGACCTGCGGCTCGTCGCGGGCGGCTGGCGTTTCTTCACCCGGCCCGAGTACGCGGCGGCCGTGGAGGGCTTCGTCCTGGACGGCCAGCACGCCCGGCTCACCCAGGCCGCGCTGGAGACCCTGGCGGTCGTCGCGTACCGGCAGCCGGTGAGCCGCTCGCGGGTCTCCGCGGTGCGCGGAGTGAACTGCGACGGGGTCATGCGGACCCTCCTCCAGAGGGGGCTGGTGGCCGAGGCGGGCGCGGAACCCGAAACAGGTGCGATCCTGTACAGGACGACGAACTACTTTCTGGAGCGCATGGGCCTGCGAGGCCTGGACGAGCTCCCGGAGCTCGCGCCCTTCCTCCCGGAGGCGGACGCGATCGAGGCTGAGACGCTAGAGGGTGTGCCGTCGTTCGATCCGGACGCACCGGACACCCCGGATACTCACGCAGACGACAAGACGGAATTTTGA
- a CDS encoding NUDIX domain-containing protein, with product MITPAPEGYDPHAFAPFAVTVDLAVFTVRAARLHVLLVERGQEPFRGRWALPGGFLLPRESAGDAARRELAEETGLGPDTVGALHLEQLRTYTAPDRDPRMRVVSVAYAALLPDLPEPRGGGDAASARWWDAEAAGPLAFDHDTILTDARDRIGAKLEYSCLATAFCPAEFTLGELQQVYETVWGVELDRPNFRRKVLGAPGFVRPVGGPPRRTGGRGKPAALYRAGDATALHPPLLRPPRADASPSATEGHDR from the coding sequence ATGATCACCCCCGCCCCCGAGGGCTACGACCCGCACGCCTTCGCCCCGTTCGCGGTCACCGTCGACCTCGCCGTCTTCACCGTCCGTGCCGCACGGCTGCACGTGCTGCTCGTCGAACGCGGCCAGGAACCCTTCCGAGGGCGGTGGGCGCTGCCCGGCGGGTTCCTGCTGCCCCGCGAGTCCGCGGGCGACGCCGCCCGCCGCGAGCTGGCCGAGGAGACCGGCCTCGGCCCGGACACGGTCGGCGCCCTCCACCTCGAACAGCTGCGGACCTACACCGCCCCGGACCGCGACCCGAGGATGCGGGTCGTCTCCGTCGCGTACGCCGCCCTCCTGCCGGACCTGCCCGAACCGCGCGGCGGCGGCGACGCGGCGAGCGCCCGGTGGTGGGACGCGGAAGCCGCCGGGCCCCTCGCCTTCGACCACGACACGATCCTCACGGACGCCCGCGACCGGATCGGCGCCAAGCTCGAATACAGCTGCCTGGCCACCGCGTTCTGCCCCGCCGAGTTCACCCTCGGCGAGCTCCAACAGGTCTACGAGACCGTCTGGGGCGTCGAGCTGGACCGCCCCAACTTCCGGCGCAAGGTGCTGGGGGCGCCGGGCTTCGTCCGGCCGGTCGGCGGCCCGCCGCGCCGCACCGGAGGCCGGGGCAAACCCGCCGCCCTCTACCGGGCGGGCGACGCCACCGCCCTGCACCCGCCGCTCCTGCGCCCGCCGCGCGCCGACGCCTCCCCCTCCGCAACGGAAGGACACGACCGATGA
- a CDS encoding ADP-ribosylglycohydrolase family protein, which produces MTLAIPPLTKQAATGVLTGLALGDALGFPTEFNDVPSILAKFGPWRHIPLLEPAVVSDDTQMTIALGRGIRTAMDSGLLTPERLVGPVGAEFIAWYHAPDNNRAPGNTCLTACRLLEHTRIWQEASQTHSKGCGANMRVAPVGLVPGLSTEQRAGAAQLQAALTHGHPTALAASDLLARAVFLLAQGAEPLGLIGQLRSYACDNRGRYHTRWLGDLWRHAGDATPQAYIQRGWDECLAALETVRDALRDPSPETDPCERTGDGWIAEEALATALHCFLLFPEEPVTALRRAACTRGDSDSIACLTGALAGAHLGAAAWPKEWAERIEYRSDLLSLAALWDA; this is translated from the coding sequence ATGACCCTCGCCATCCCGCCCCTGACCAAGCAGGCCGCGACCGGCGTCCTGACCGGGCTCGCCCTCGGCGACGCGCTCGGCTTCCCCACCGAGTTCAACGACGTGCCCTCCATCCTCGCCAAGTTCGGCCCCTGGCGGCACATCCCCCTCCTGGAGCCCGCCGTCGTCTCCGACGACACCCAGATGACGATCGCGCTGGGCCGGGGCATCCGCACCGCCATGGACAGCGGACTGCTCACCCCCGAACGGCTGGTGGGCCCGGTCGGCGCCGAGTTCATCGCCTGGTACCACGCGCCGGACAACAACCGCGCTCCCGGCAACACCTGCCTCACCGCCTGCCGGCTGCTCGAACACACCCGGATCTGGCAGGAGGCCAGCCAGACGCACTCCAAGGGCTGCGGGGCGAACATGCGGGTCGCCCCCGTCGGCCTGGTCCCCGGCCTCAGCACGGAGCAGCGGGCCGGCGCCGCCCAGCTCCAGGCCGCCCTCACCCACGGCCACCCCACCGCCCTGGCCGCCTCCGACCTGCTGGCCCGCGCGGTGTTCCTGCTCGCCCAGGGCGCCGAACCCCTCGGCCTGATCGGTCAGCTGCGCAGTTACGCCTGCGACAACCGGGGCCGCTACCACACCCGCTGGCTCGGCGACCTCTGGCGCCACGCGGGCGACGCCACCCCGCAGGCGTACATCCAGCGCGGCTGGGACGAGTGCCTGGCGGCCCTGGAGACCGTCCGGGACGCCCTGCGCGACCCGTCGCCGGAGACCGACCCCTGCGAGCGGACCGGCGACGGCTGGATCGCCGAGGAGGCCCTCGCCACCGCACTGCACTGCTTCCTGCTCTTCCCCGAGGAGCCCGTCACCGCCCTGCGCCGGGCCGCCTGCACCCGGGGCGACTCCGACTCCATCGCCTGCCTGACCGGAGCGCTGGCCGGGGCCCACCTGGGCGCCGCGGCCTGGCCCAAGGAGTGGGCCGAGCGCATCGAGTACCGCAGCGACCTGCTGTCCCTCGCGGCACTCTGGGACGCCTGA
- a CDS encoding SRPBCC family protein produces MSSSLVETVDIKAPVAVTWSLWSDVTQWPRFLSHVRRVDPIDERRFAWQLSLPGADKNFVAELTEVVPEDRIAWKTVEGVHHAGVVTFHRLDDTSSRVTLQIEYDPQGFVERLGALTNLDSTLANYDLGEFQKLAELTAGAGGPRTL; encoded by the coding sequence GTGTCCTCCTCGCTCGTCGAGACCGTCGACATCAAGGCCCCGGTGGCCGTCACCTGGTCCCTGTGGAGCGACGTCACCCAGTGGCCGCGGTTCCTGAGCCATGTGCGGCGCGTCGATCCGATCGACGAGCGGCGCTTCGCCTGGCAGCTGTCGCTGCCCGGTGCGGACAAGAACTTCGTCGCCGAACTCACCGAGGTCGTCCCCGAGGACCGCATCGCCTGGAAGACGGTCGAAGGGGTCCATCACGCGGGTGTGGTCACCTTCCACCGGCTCGACGACACGTCGAGCCGCGTCACCCTCCAGATCGAGTACGACCCCCAGGGCTTCGTCGAGCGCCTCGGGGCGCTGACCAACCTCGACTCCACCCTGGCCAACTACGACCTGGGCGAGTTCCAGAAGCTCGCCGAGCTCACGGCCGGCGCGGGCGGTCCCCGGACGCTCTGA
- a CDS encoding nucleotidyltransferase domain-containing protein: protein MITATDEALVRDHTVYACVVGSRAFGLATEDSDTDRRGVFLAPTELFWRFEKPPTHVEGPAPEQFSWELERFCELALRANPNVLECLHSPLVEYEDDTGRELRALRRAFLSRRAHGTFVRYALGQRRKLEADVRVHGAPRWKHAMHLLRLLASSRDLLRTGELRIDVGEARQELLAVKRGEVSWAEVEHRMDRLGEENDEAAARSPLPAEPDRAAVEDFLVRTRRASAARAEPGPAGTTPPRASGGLRASGDRPRRP from the coding sequence ATGATCACCGCCACCGACGAGGCGCTCGTACGCGACCACACCGTCTACGCCTGCGTGGTGGGCTCGCGTGCGTTCGGACTCGCCACCGAGGACAGCGACACGGACCGGCGTGGTGTCTTCCTCGCGCCGACCGAGCTGTTCTGGCGGTTCGAGAAGCCGCCGACGCATGTCGAAGGGCCCGCGCCGGAGCAGTTCTCCTGGGAGCTGGAACGCTTCTGCGAGCTGGCGCTCCGGGCCAACCCGAACGTGCTGGAGTGCCTGCACTCCCCGCTGGTGGAGTACGAGGACGACACCGGCCGGGAGCTGCGGGCGCTGCGCCGGGCGTTCCTGTCCCGTCGGGCGCACGGCACGTTCGTCCGGTACGCGCTGGGCCAGCGCAGGAAGCTGGAGGCGGACGTCCGGGTGCACGGCGCGCCGCGCTGGAAGCACGCGATGCATCTGCTGCGGCTGCTGGCGAGCAGCCGGGACCTGCTGCGTACGGGTGAGCTGCGCATCGACGTCGGCGAGGCCCGTCAGGAGCTCCTGGCGGTGAAGCGGGGCGAGGTGTCCTGGGCGGAGGTGGAGCACCGGATGGACCGGCTGGGCGAGGAGAACGACGAGGCGGCGGCCCGGTCCCCGCTCCCGGCGGAGCCGGACCGGGCGGCCGTGGAGGACTTCCTCGTCCGGACCCGGCGGGCCTCGGCCGCGCGGGCTGAGCCCGGCCCGGCCGGCACGACGCCCCCCAGGGCCTCCGGCGGGCTCAGAGCGTCCGGGGACCGCCCGCGCCGGCCGTGA
- a CDS encoding Rieske (2Fe-2S) protein — protein sequence MNARRRTVLAAGAAGAAALATGCGSSDGGGGEDASPAPSAPGDATGGAELARTKDIPVGGGTVFKERKIVVTQPTEGDFKAFSAVCTHASCLVSTVSDGTINCPCHGSRYSITDAAVEAGPAPRPLPAEQISVSDGAIRLG from the coding sequence ATGAACGCACGGAGAAGGACGGTGCTGGCCGCGGGTGCGGCGGGCGCCGCCGCCCTGGCCACCGGCTGCGGATCCTCGGACGGGGGCGGCGGCGAGGACGCGAGCCCGGCTCCGAGCGCGCCGGGGGACGCCACGGGCGGAGCGGAGCTGGCCCGGACAAAGGACATCCCGGTCGGCGGCGGCACCGTCTTCAAGGAGCGCAAGATCGTGGTGACCCAGCCGACGGAGGGCGACTTCAAGGCGTTCTCCGCCGTCTGCACGCATGCGAGCTGTCTCGTCTCGACGGTGAGCGACGGCACCATCAACTGCCCGTGCCACGGCAGCAGGTACAGCATCACGGACGCAGCGGTCGAGGCCGGCCCGGCGCCCCGGCCGCTGCCCGCCGAGCAGATCAGCGTCTCGGACGGGGCGATCCGGCTGGGCTGA
- the aroH gene encoding chorismate mutase: MAVRAVRGAVQLERDEAGHMGERVGELLTAVLERNELVADDLISIWFTATPDLRSDFPAAAARGLGIVDVPLICAQELDIDGAMPRVVRILVHVETYLSRAEISHVYLGATAALRKDIAQ, encoded by the coding sequence GTGGCGGTACGAGCGGTCCGGGGAGCCGTCCAGCTGGAGCGGGACGAGGCCGGGCACATGGGCGAGCGGGTCGGCGAACTGCTGACCGCCGTCCTGGAACGCAACGAGCTCGTCGCCGACGACCTGATCAGCATCTGGTTCACCGCCACCCCGGACCTGCGCAGCGACTTCCCGGCCGCCGCCGCGCGCGGCCTCGGAATCGTCGACGTACCCCTGATCTGCGCCCAGGAGCTGGACATCGACGGGGCGATGCCCCGCGTGGTCCGTATCCTCGTGCACGTCGAGACCTACCTCTCGCGTGCCGAGATCAGCCACGTCTACCTCGGCGCCACCGCCGCCCTGCGCAAGGACATCGCCCAGTGA
- a CDS encoding prephenate dehydrogenase, translated as MRTALVIGTGLVGTSAALALAGRGIHVHLADHDPESARTAAALGAGTEEPPAGPVDLVVVAVPPAHTAAVLAAAMRDGAARGYLDVASVKGGPRRELEALGLDLTPYIGTHPMAGKERSGPLAATADLFEGRPWVLTPTRDTDTEVLNLALELVALCRAVPVVMDADAHDRAVALVSHTPQLISSMVAARLEEADETAVRLCGQGIRDVTRIAASDPRMWVEILSANPGPVADVLAGVAADLEETVAALRGLGSADADRRSAGTHAIEDVLRRGNAGRVRVPGKHGAAPTAYETVAVLIGDKPGELAAIFADAGRAGVNIEDVRIEHATGQQAGLVQIMVEPSAAPVLGAALQERGWSIRG; from the coding sequence GTGAGAACCGCCCTCGTCATCGGAACCGGGCTCGTCGGCACCTCCGCCGCCCTCGCGCTGGCGGGCCGGGGCATCCATGTGCACCTCGCCGACCACGACCCCGAGTCGGCCCGCACCGCCGCCGCGCTGGGCGCGGGGACCGAGGAGCCGCCCGCCGGCCCGGTCGACCTCGTGGTCGTCGCCGTGCCGCCGGCGCACACCGCCGCCGTCCTCGCCGCCGCCATGCGCGACGGGGCGGCCCGCGGCTACCTGGACGTCGCCAGCGTCAAGGGCGGCCCGCGCCGCGAGCTGGAGGCGCTCGGCCTCGACCTCACGCCGTACATCGGCACGCATCCGATGGCGGGCAAGGAGCGGTCCGGTCCGCTGGCCGCCACCGCCGACCTCTTCGAGGGGCGCCCCTGGGTCCTGACCCCGACCCGGGACACCGACACCGAGGTGCTCAACCTCGCGCTGGAGCTGGTCGCCCTGTGCCGGGCCGTTCCCGTCGTCATGGACGCCGACGCCCACGACCGGGCCGTCGCCCTCGTCTCGCACACCCCGCAGCTGATCTCCTCGATGGTCGCCGCCCGGCTGGAGGAGGCCGACGAGACCGCCGTACGCCTGTGCGGCCAAGGCATCCGCGACGTCACCCGGATCGCCGCCTCCGACCCCCGGATGTGGGTGGAGATCCTCTCCGCCAACCCCGGCCCGGTCGCCGACGTCCTCGCCGGGGTCGCCGCCGACCTGGAGGAGACCGTGGCCGCGCTGCGCGGACTCGGCTCGGCCGACGCGGACCGGCGGAGCGCGGGCACCCACGCCATCGAGGACGTTCTGCGGCGCGGCAACGCCGGCCGCGTCCGGGTCCCCGGCAAGCACGGCGCCGCCCCCACCGCGTACGAGACCGTCGCCGTCCTCATCGGGGACAAGCCGGGCGAGCTGGCGGCGATCTTCGCCGACGCCGGCCGGGCCGGGGTCAACATCGAGGACGTCCGCATCGAGCACGCCACCGGCCAGCAGGCGGGCCTCGTCCAGATCATGGTCGAGCCCAGCGCCGCCCCGGTCCTCGGCGCGGCCCTCCAGGAACGGGGCTGGTCCATCCGCGGCTGA
- the cmk gene encoding (d)CMP kinase — MSTTVETARSSVIVAIDGPSGTGKSSTSKAVAAALGLSYLDTGAQYRAITWWMLTNGIDVSNPEEIATAAAKPVIVSGTDPAAPTITVDGEDASGPIRTQEVTSNVSAVSAVPEVRTLITALQRSIAAAAAGGIVVEGRDIGTTVLPDADLKIFLTASPEARAARRSGEVKGSDLTATREALIKRDAADSGRKASPLAKADDAVEVDTTELTLQQVIECVVTLVEGKRVAA, encoded by the coding sequence GTGTCCACCACCGTGGAAACCGCACGCTCCTCCGTGATCGTCGCCATCGACGGGCCCTCGGGCACCGGCAAGTCGAGCACCTCCAAGGCCGTCGCCGCCGCGCTCGGCCTGAGCTACCTGGACACGGGCGCGCAGTACCGGGCCATCACCTGGTGGATGCTGACCAACGGCATCGACGTGAGCAACCCGGAGGAGATCGCCACCGCCGCCGCCAAGCCCGTGATCGTCTCCGGCACCGACCCCGCCGCCCCGACGATCACCGTCGACGGCGAGGACGCCTCGGGCCCGATCCGGACCCAGGAGGTCACCTCCAACGTCAGCGCCGTCAGCGCGGTCCCCGAGGTGCGCACGCTCATCACCGCGCTCCAGCGCTCCATCGCCGCGGCCGCCGCCGGCGGCATCGTCGTGGAGGGCCGGGACATCGGCACCACCGTGCTGCCCGACGCCGACCTCAAGATCTTCCTCACCGCCTCCCCGGAGGCCCGCGCCGCCCGCCGCAGCGGCGAGGTCAAGGGATCCGACCTGACCGCCACGCGGGAGGCCCTGATCAAGCGGGACGCCGCCGACTCCGGCCGCAAGGCCTCCCCGCTCGCCAAGGCGGACGACGCCGTCGAGGTGGACACCACCGAGCTGACCCTCCAGCAGGTCATCGAGTGCGTCGTCACCCTCGTCGAGGGGAAGCGGGTCGCCGCGTGA
- a CDS encoding 1-acyl-sn-glycerol-3-phosphate acyltransferase — protein sequence MSDATGAPTLRGAAIGRTIGIGLMYGLWKPRVLGAWRVPAAGPVILAVNHSHNIDGPMLMGTAPRPVHFLIKKEAFVGPLDPFLHGIGQIEVDRRVVDRTAISHALGVLADGGALGIFPEGTRGEGDFASLRAGLAYFAVRGGAPIVPVAVLGSTERRGRLIRGLPPLRSRVDVVFGDAFDASGGDGRRTRKALDEATLRIQAKLTAHLDSAKRLTGR from the coding sequence GTGAGCGATGCCACCGGCGCACCCACGCTGCGCGGAGCGGCCATCGGGCGCACCATCGGCATCGGCCTGATGTACGGGCTGTGGAAGCCCCGGGTCCTCGGCGCCTGGCGGGTGCCCGCCGCCGGACCCGTCATCCTCGCGGTGAACCACTCCCACAACATCGACGGACCGATGCTGATGGGCACCGCACCCCGCCCGGTGCACTTCCTGATCAAGAAGGAGGCGTTCGTCGGCCCCCTCGACCCCTTCCTGCACGGCATCGGGCAGATCGAGGTGGACCGCCGGGTCGTCGACCGCACCGCGATCAGCCACGCCCTCGGCGTGCTGGCGGACGGCGGCGCCCTCGGGATCTTCCCGGAGGGCACCCGGGGCGAAGGGGACTTCGCCTCGCTGCGGGCCGGACTCGCCTATTTCGCGGTACGGGGCGGGGCACCGATCGTCCCCGTGGCGGTCCTGGGAAGCACCGAGCGCCGCGGACGGTTGATACGGGGGCTGCCCCCGCTGCGCAGCCGGGTCGACGTCGTCTTCGGCGACGCTTTCGACGCGAGCGGCGGCGACGGGCGGCGTACGCGCAAGGCGCTGGACGAGGCGACCCTGCGGATCCAGGCGAAGCTGACCGCCCACCTGGACAGTGCCAAGCGCCTCACCGGGCGATAG
- the der gene encoding ribosome biogenesis GTPase Der, giving the protein MNDQIHSDGSGHEHGELGDAEYAEFMELAAQEGFDPEEVEGALDEAGHGPLPVLAVVGRPNVGKSTLVNRIIGRREAVVQDKPGVTRDRVSYEAEWAGRRFKVVDTGGWEQDVLGLDASVAAQAEYAIETADAVVFVVDSTVGATDTDEAVVKLLRRAGKPVVLCANKVDGQSGEADATALWSLGLGEPYPVSSLHGRGTGDMLDAVLEALPDAPAQKFGTALGGPRRIALIGRPNVGKSSLLNKVAGEDRVVVNELAGTTRDPVDELIDLGGITWKFIDTAGIRRRVHLQEGADYYASLRTAAAVEKAEVAVVLIDSSESISVQDQRIITMAVEAGRAIVVAFNKWDTLDEERRYYLEREIETELAQIAWAPRVNVSAATGRHMEKLVPAIETALEGWETRVPTGRLNAFLGEVVASNPHPVRGGKQPRILFGTQAGTKPPRFVLFSSGFLEHGYRRFVERRLREEFGFEGTPIHISVRVREKRGRNKQR; this is encoded by the coding sequence ATGAACGACCAGATTCACTCCGACGGCTCGGGCCACGAGCACGGAGAACTTGGCGATGCCGAGTACGCGGAGTTCATGGAGCTCGCCGCGCAGGAAGGCTTCGACCCCGAGGAGGTCGAGGGCGCGCTCGACGAGGCCGGTCACGGCCCGCTCCCCGTGCTCGCCGTCGTCGGCCGCCCCAATGTCGGCAAGTCGACCCTGGTGAACCGGATCATCGGCCGCCGCGAAGCCGTCGTGCAGGACAAGCCCGGCGTCACCCGCGACCGCGTCAGCTACGAGGCCGAATGGGCCGGCCGCCGCTTCAAGGTCGTCGACACCGGCGGCTGGGAGCAGGACGTCCTGGGCCTCGACGCCTCCGTCGCCGCCCAGGCGGAGTACGCCATCGAGACGGCCGACGCGGTCGTCTTCGTCGTCGACTCCACCGTCGGCGCCACCGACACCGACGAGGCCGTCGTCAAGCTGCTGCGCCGGGCCGGCAAGCCCGTCGTCCTGTGCGCCAACAAGGTCGACGGCCAGAGCGGCGAGGCCGACGCCACCGCCCTGTGGTCCCTCGGCCTCGGCGAGCCCTACCCGGTCTCCTCGCTGCACGGCCGCGGCACCGGCGACATGCTCGACGCGGTCCTGGAAGCCCTGCCGGACGCCCCGGCGCAGAAGTTCGGCACGGCGCTCGGCGGGCCCCGCCGCATCGCCCTGATCGGCCGCCCGAACGTCGGCAAGTCCTCCCTGCTGAACAAGGTCGCCGGCGAGGACCGGGTCGTCGTCAACGAGCTGGCGGGCACCACCCGCGACCCGGTCGACGAACTGATCGACCTCGGCGGCATCACCTGGAAGTTCATCGACACGGCCGGTATCCGCCGCCGCGTCCACCTCCAGGAAGGCGCCGACTACTACGCCTCGCTGCGTACGGCCGCCGCCGTGGAGAAGGCCGAGGTCGCCGTCGTCCTGATCGACTCCAGCGAGTCCATCAGCGTGCAGGACCAGCGCATCATCACCATGGCCGTGGAGGCCGGGCGCGCCATCGTCGTCGCCTTCAACAAGTGGGACACCCTCGACGAGGAGCGCCGCTACTACCTGGAGCGCGAGATCGAGACGGAGCTCGCGCAGATCGCCTGGGCCCCGCGGGTCAACGTCTCCGCCGCCACCGGCCGCCACATGGAGAAGCTGGTCCCGGCCATCGAGACCGCGCTGGAGGGCTGGGAGACCCGTGTCCCCACCGGGCGGCTCAACGCCTTCCTCGGTGAGGTCGTCGCCTCCAACCCGCACCCGGTCCGCGGCGGCAAGCAGCCGCGCATCCTCTTCGGCACCCAGGCGGGCACCAAGCCCCCGCGCTTCGTGCTCTTCTCCTCCGGCTTCCTGGAGCACGGCTACCGCCGCTTCGTGGAGCGCAGGCTGCGCGAGGAGTTCGGCTTCGAGGGCACGCCGATCCACATCTCCGTCCGGGTCCGCGAGAAGCGCGGCCGCAACAAGCAGCGGTGA